One genomic window of Enoplosus armatus isolate fEnoArm2 chromosome 19, fEnoArm2.hap1, whole genome shotgun sequence includes the following:
- the LOC139302163 gene encoding solute carrier family 23 member 1-like — translation MASGKESGGLDNLAFDMDKQVNDQLQGKEGKTCGSSCEAEEDRNKPTYCVTDVPPWYLCIFLAIQVMIVNAIPLCLVSTQRKKMTYCDIDQHSYCHYLTAFGGIISIPLILSEGLCLQHDSLTQSRLINTIFFVSGLCTLLQVTFGVRLPILQGGTFALLTPTMAMLSMPEWKCPVWTQNASLVNTSSPLFIEVWQTRMRTLQGSIMVASLLQILVGFSGLIGFLMRFIGPLTIAPTVSLIGLSLYDSAGAKAGSHWGISAMTTVLIILFSQYLRLVPIPVPAYSKAKKLHTSKFYIFQIMPILLGIAVSWLVCYLLTIYDVLPSNPAHYGHLARTDVKGNVVNEASWFTFPYPGQWGMPTVSLAGVFGIMAGIICSMAESVGDYHTCAKLSGAPPPPKHAISRGIGVEGLGCLLAGAFGTGNGTTSFSENVAALGITKVGSRMVILVSGVFMILMGMLGKIGAIFTTIPTPVLGGMFLIMFGVISAAGISNLQSTDMNSSRNIFVFGFSMFSALVIPNWIMKNPDFFKTGVKEVDQVLHILLTTHMFVGGFLGFFLDNTIPGTKRERGLLAWDKVHLEDSSNTLGSEEVYDLPFGITSCLSSQSWVRYIPFCPWKGHRTQYRSEDNNTSHGRRSEQLPNGAVVFDEFAL, via the exons ATGGCTTCTGGGAAAGAAAGTGGTGGATTGGACAATCTTGCATTTGAT ATGGATAAACAAGTCAATGATCAACTtcaaggaaaggagggaaagactTGTGGAAGCAGCTgtgaagcagaggaagacagaaataaacCAACCTATTGTGTGACTGATGTCCCTCCCTGGTACCTTTGCATTTTCCTGGCCATTCAGGTGA TGATTGTAAATGCAATCCCTCTTTGCCTTGTATCAACCCAGAGAAAGAAGATGACATACTGTGATATAGACCAGCATTCttactgt CATTACCTGACAGCATTCGGCGGGATCATCTCCatccctctcatcctctccgAGGGGCTGTGTCTGCAGCACGACAGCCTGACTCAGAGTCGCCTCATTAACACCATTTTCTTCGTCTCTGGCCTGTGCACTCTTCTGCAGGTCACCTTCGGTGTCAG GCTTCCCATCCTACAGGGGGGTACATTTGCTTTGCTGACACCCACCATGGCCATGTTGTCCATGCCAGAGTGGAAGTGCCCAGTTTGGACCCAGAATGCCAGTCTGGTCAACACCTCGTCACCTCTCTTCATTGAAGTGTGGCAGACCCGCATGAGAACA CTGCAGGGCTCTATCATGGTGGCCTCTCTCCTCCAGATCCTGGTTGGTTTCTCTGGCCTCATCGGCTTCCTCATGCGCTTCATTGGCCCTTTGACCATTGCCCCCACGGTCTCTCTCATAGGCCTTTCACTGTACGATTCAGCTGGAGCCAAGGCTGGCAGCCACTGGGGCATCTCTGCTAT GACCACAGTGCTGATCATCCTGTTCTCCCAGTACCTCCGTCTCGTACCAATACCTGTTCCTGCATACAGCAAAGCCAAGAAACTGCACACTTCCAAGTTCTATATCTTCCAGATAATGCCT ATTCTGCTGGGCATTGCGGTCTCATGGTTAGTCTGCTACCTCCTCACCATCTACGATGTCCTGCCATCTAATCCAGCCCACTATGGCCACCTGGCTCGTACTGATGTGAAGGGAAATGTGGTGAATGAGGCTTCCTGGTTCACATTTCCATACCCTG GTCAGTGGGGCATGCCTACTGTGAGCCTGGCAGGTGTGTTTGGCATTATGGCTGGAATAATATGCTCCATGGCAGAGTCTGTGGGCGACTACCACACATGTGCCAAGCTGTCAGGggcccctcctccccccaaGCACGCCATCAGCCGGGGCATTGGTGTTGAAGGGCTGGGCTGTTTGTTGGCAGGGGCCTTTGGCACAGGCAATGGCACTACCTCATTTAGTGAGAATGTGGCAGCCCTGGGTATCACCAAG GTGGGTAGCCGAATGGTGATTCTTGTGAGTGGAGTTTTCATGATTTTGATGGGGATGCTGGGCAAAATTGGAGCCATCTTCACGACCATCCCCACCCCTGTGCTCGGAGGGATGTTCCTGATCATGTTCGGAGTCATAAGTGCAGCCGGAATTTCTAAtctgcag TCCACAGACATGAACTCCTCCaggaatatatttgtttttgggttttcCATGTTTTCTGCACTCGTCATTCCGAACTGGATCATGAAGAATCCGGATTTCTTCAAAACAG GTGTTAAAGAAGTAGACCAAGTGTTACACATATTGTTGACCACCCATATGTTTGTTGGAGGGTTTCTTGGCTTCTTCCTAGATAACACAATTCCTG GGACCAAACGTGAGCGTGGCCTGTTAGCCTGGGACAAAGTACATCTTGAGGACTCTAGCAACACCTTGGGAAGTGAAGAGGTGTATGACCTCCCCTTTGGCATAACCTCTTGCCTCTCGTCCCAGTCTTGGGTTCGTTACATCCCTTTCTGCCCATGGAAGGGCCACAGAACTCAGTACAGGTCTGAAGACAATAATACATCACATGGCCGCAGGAGTGAGCAACTGCCTAACGGTGCAGTAGTCTTTGATGAATTTGCTCTATGA